The genomic DNA GTGAGGTACTCCTTGTTGCCAGGGTCAAGCAGAAGGGCCTTCTCATAGCACTCAATAGCTTGAAGTTTTTCACCTGTTATTTCATGAACATTGCCCAGAAGCCCCTAAGCTTCGCCATCATGTGGGTTTCTCAAAAGATTTTTGAGTTGCTGTGCACACCTTTTCCCCTCTGCTGTATCTTTCTGTAGTCTAAGCCCTTCCCTGTAGTGCATGATAGCCAAGGGCACTGATTTCATGTGGTAGAGCTGGAAATCTGCGTAACGGACCTCTACAACATGCAAACTGTCATCATTAGTGGTAGCCACTTTAAATGTTTCTTGAAACATCTCCTCTGCTTTCTTGAAGGTCTTCTTCTCTATATAGCAATCTGCTAAATCTAACATGGCATATACAAAGGAGGGTTGAATGGAGATGGCCTGATTCAGGTGTTGCATGCACAGCGTGAGAAGAGCTTCAGCCTCTTCTCCTCCATTCTGGAttgatttctttcttttactCATGTAGATCAGAGCGAGTTGATGGTGGAGAAGGGCTGAATTGGGAGTAATTTCCTCCAGCCTTTTCAAAAGAGACAAGGCCTTatcaaattgtttatttttccgaTAGAACTTTGCCACATACTGTATCACATAGGGTTTGTTTGGATCCAAGTCCATGGCCTTTTCCATCAGCTCCTCGGCTCTCTGATACTCTTTATAGTCAGCGTGCTTCAGACCCAGCAGAACCATCATGTAAGCATTTTTTGAATCAAGTTCTAAAACCTGCCTCAACTGCCTGCTTGCTGGGGACTCTTCAAAGCTTGTGAGATTGAACTCGGTGCGATACAGAGCCACAGCATAACCCTCATTCCACTCTATCTCTTCTGGCTCCAACTCCAGCGCCTTCTCAAAGCACTCTTTTGCTTTCTCATAGTATTGTTGAGAGAAGTTCAGGAATGCCCTGCCTTTCTCCCCGTAGATTTCAGGATGGAGAACAGCAGGGGATTCTGTTGGAAACTGCATTTTAATCTTCTCCAGCTTGTCCAGGCAGGTCTGGGATTGTGCATGCTCACCCATATGataatacacccatgcaaaATTGCCATAGGTGACGATGAGCTGCCTCTCACAGTTGTCACCATGATGCTTCCTGATGTGCTCCTCAGCCTTTTCCAAGTCATCCCGTGCTTCCTCAAGGAGATCTTGCTTGAACTTTGTGAAAGCCAGATTACTGTATGACCATCCGATATTCCTGTCCTCTCCCACTGACATTTCAATATTGCTTTTAAGCTTGTTCTGTAGATCATTTAAGTTGGCGTCATTCAAACCCCAGGTGAAGTGACACTCAAGTTTGGCGAGCAGCATATCTTTATTCAATCTGCAACAAATAAGGAATACACTGATTACATTAATTATATTTGGGGTAATAAAATGGTTGCTGTTTGAACAAAGAGAAAGTCTTGTctagtttttttaatgtataaaaatgtcaatCATCCAATACTAAGAGATATGTTGTTTTCTTATTGCACATGTGAGTAGTTCATTTAGACATTTCAACATAATCTTAGAACTATGAATTCCGGCTTTTATTAAATATGCGCTTACTTACAAATAGCTTCACGTGGATCTTGAAAACAGGTCAAAATTCCGCTGCTCCTATTAAAACTGCGCCACAACCCACAGCGTTTTATAGAGCCTCCTCCCCAAAGTTTGGTCGCAATAATGTAACGGACGAATCCCTTGCCACGCCCTCCTCAGGATTCAATTAATGCAAACTTTAAACTCAAGAAAAGGGAGCAAGAAACTCGCTTTgaccatgtttttgttttcaattctGTGAGCGACCTTAAGCGTGGATCTATCACGCAATATCAGTCACAATAAGCCAATGCATATGCAGTTGAAACGTAATTTTCTTTGCTAGAGTTTCGTTTCTTATTTCCTGAGTCTGCTTACACCCTCTCAGCAGTGAGACCCTAGGAGACTTAAGGTACACTGGAAATACTTTTAATCAGAGATGCGCACCGTaggtgtttgtttttaaactaaGACGCCGATACATTACTGCCGTTTACTACACCTGTGTTGCTGCATTAACTGCATTAGTGGGCGAATACGAAAGGTACGCTATCTTATAGTTAGTTGCCGCAGCTGCGAGGCTAGGCTAACTTTAGGTCTATACGCGGTGTTTgccaaaaatatttcattgtcACAGCTGCACTTATTGTGGTTATCCTAGGTCACTGGCATGCTTTTATAGCAGGCTTTTGCGTGTGTTTTGACCTACTATTAAAAAGGTATTTACCAACCGATCTACAGAGCGCATTCGTTTTAGATATGGTAATAACGCAATTTATTATTCCTTTAGATATCCTGTGATTCTGATTGGGTTGCCAGCCCCCTGATTCTTCTGAATAGCATATGTTACGCCCGGCATTCAAGCAGTCAACAACAAAACATGGTGACCAGACAAGGAAAATAGATTAAGAGTTTTAGTTGCAATAATGTGTTTGTCTGAATTCATGTCAGAGTGTATCAGTTTTgggagtgtttgagtgtgagcgtggaaatccaaaataacaaaaggaaGACCATGTTTTACAAAACGAAGCTACGTCTCTTTAAACGTGGCCAGTAATTACGCAAGATTTTTTTCCACACCTAAATGGCCAGCAATGTTCTCATGTGAAATCCCCAGCACCATTTCTCTGAACTTTGTGGGGACTACAATTTGATCAATAACTTCCTCTTTCAAGACACCGAAATGAAATGCCGaccttctcattaacaagccgttttttaaaataatacccCAAAGGTGCATTCTGTAACTCAGCCTCCAGACAGACCAAGCTGAACAATGGTTAAGGTAGTATCACTCTTTTGCTCTGTTATGACTTCCTCTCTGGCCACAGATATCAGTGGCTCAGAAAACTTAACCTCCTCAGCTTTTAGCAGGGTAGGAGCAGAAACATCTGTGGTATTGAGCCATGAGGGCGAGCAGCGCTTCGCCTGAGCAGTACTAAGCTCCAGTTTTGACTCTAGCTGGGTGCGGTCTCGAGCCAGAGCATGCATCACTGCACACGCAGGAAACACTGAGCGGTGCTGTTTAGCAAGTTTATCTAACTCCCCAGAAGAAACTGGATCCGGTATAATCACCACAGGTTGAATGTTTCCAGACCTTACCACCAGCTAGATCATGGCCAGGAATAACTTCCACTCCTTCCACAGGCAAGGAGGGCCGGACAGCAACCACCACATCGTCCCGCACCAGATCACAGTCCAAATTAACCCTGTGCAGAGGTACACTCATGGGAGTTAGACCAATACCACAAACCAGGACATTCTCCCCAGTAGCAGAGGACTCAAAAAAGGGCAACACATTATAAAGAATTAAAGTTTGAGCGGCGCCAGTGTCTCTTAACACGCGCACTGGTTTTTTACTGAGACCGCctacaaacaaaacataactgtCAGAAATAAAAGAGCTATACTCTGCTTCCACAATTTCTGCATTGGAAAGTTCCTTTTTTCCTGACAACCCCACATGAGACAGCTGCTGTAGGCTAAAGCCATTGGCTTTGTGTACACAGCGGAAGTAGGCTTCTGAGTTTTAGAAATTGGACACTCGTTTCGCCAGTGACCCTTATTACTGGCATACATGGGCAGGAACAAATTTACCATCTGTACCAGGAACAGACCTGACTACAGGGGCAGAAGTACTCCCACCAGAACGAGAACGAGGTGAGGAGAAATCACTTTCTAGATTTAGCCACTCTTTCAAACAGCTGAAAAAATGCTTCCGGATCTTCTTCATTGAATTTTGGAACTAGTCACAAATGATGAGTTATGTTACTCTTCTCTTGGTCAGGCATTCCAGTAAAACTTCCATTGAGCATTGACCGTTGTGCGGGGAAAAATGCACATATcagatatcacaggtgagcatcgtctgatgaaacagatccagtaaaaacacaataatagcTATTCTTCAGTTTAACGTTCTCATTTATTTGATCAAACGGAATAAGAGAGTGGAAGGCCTACCAGCTTTCTGATAGTTCTTCAATTtgctcatacacacagtatGACTTAAATACAGTTTTCAGTATACGGCCCCAGAAGGGAGGGGagaacataaacaaaaatacacgcAGGTGGCTGCTAACTTTTATCAGTATTTGGTCTTTActgttatcagtattttgtcttcactgTGACCCCTTGTTGGCCTTCTATGAGAACCGGagtgtgctagctacccccttctggGTGAAGCAGAGACATCTAGGTGAAAGGCTATCTGCCTGCTGGGAGAGATAGAATGAAAGACTCCCTTTTAACACTTAATAAAGAAGTGGTCTAATAGGAATAAGGATTACAATAAAAGGTTATCTTTGATCACGTGATTATctctatgttaacacacattgtaaattaagaatcaattcGGAAAATTATCCTTACATCGTTCAGTAGCAGGTAATGAGAACTGCCACTCATTAAATTTTTCCAATTCTTTTTGTTTCTCTCATACAAGGACCAACTTGTCTCCCTCTAACTGCACTAGTAATTTCTCTTCTTCCAATTCCAACTCCAATTGATGTTCTTTCCTTTTCCAACTCCAACTCAGCCaattttatttgcaaagcagcaTCCGTGTCCACCATCGGAGTGCAGAACCATTACGTTCTCCTCCCCACGACTCACCCCAAAATTCTGCGAGCAACAACAATTCAGACCTTTCCAATAACTGGAAACTAGTTCTAGAAGGACGAAGCAAAAATTAATTTACATTCGGATGCACTACTTCAGGCGGCAACCTCAGCATGAAAGAACAAACTCAAAtcttacacagacacagacaatcCTTTTGGAATACAACCAATGCTCAACAATGACCAGTTTGAATGAGACATACTTACAAATTACAAATCTGGCAAAACTAAAATAGACAAACGGTAA from Conger conger chromosome 12, fConCon1.1, whole genome shotgun sequence includes the following:
- the LOC133105621 gene encoding interferon-induced protein with tetratricopeptide repeats 5-like; the protein is MLLAKLECHFTWGLNDANLNDLQNKLKSNIEMSVGEDRNIGWSYSNLAFTKFKQDLLEEARDDLEKAEEHIRKHHGDNCERQLIVTYGNFAWVYYHMGEHAQSQTCLDKLEKIKMQFPTESPAVLHPEIYGEKGRAFLNFSQQYYEKAKECFEKALELEPEEIEWNEGYAVALYRTEFNLTSFEESPASRQLRQVLELDSKNAYMMVLLGLKHADYKEYQRAEELMEKAMDLDPNKPYVIQYVAKFYRKNKQFDKALSLLKRLEEITPNSALLHHQLALIYMSKRKKSIQNGGEEAEALLTLCMQHLNQAISIQPSFVYAMLDLADCYIEKKTFKKAEEMFQETFKVATTNDDSLHVVEVRYADFQLYHMKSVPLAIMHYREGLRLQKDTAEGKRCAQQLKNLLRNPHDGEA